A genomic stretch from Flavobacterium humidisoli includes:
- a CDS encoding BT_3928 family protein yields the protein MKNIITQFSRLFVGVLFIISGLIKLNDPVGFSYKLTEYFSEPVFNMPFLEPFTLGLAIFLVILEVVLGVMLLVGYKSKLTIWALLLLIVFFTFLTFYSAYFDVVKDCGCFGDALHLTPWQSFTKDVVLLFFILILFINKKLVKPLFSKIVTNIIVLISIVLCVFMAVWVINHNPIKDFRPYKVGTNIEKGMEIPEGAPKSVVEMIFIYKVNGVDKEFTEKDLMNIPEGAVFVDRKDKVISEGYVPPIHDFTMTKDDSDYKEELLKEPKLLIYVTYDLNLSNPEGMKKLAKVTADAKAKGYKVIGMTASGADEIAKAKKDYALDIDFYFCDGTALKTVERANPSIVVVHDGTIAQKVHYNDVDDLKL from the coding sequence ATGAAAAACATCATTACCCAATTCTCCCGATTATTTGTCGGTGTCCTATTTATTATTTCCGGATTAATAAAACTAAATGATCCTGTTGGATTCTCTTATAAATTGACAGAATATTTCAGTGAGCCTGTTTTTAATATGCCTTTTTTAGAGCCATTTACATTAGGATTGGCTATTTTTCTAGTAATTCTAGAAGTAGTTTTGGGCGTAATGCTTTTGGTTGGATATAAATCAAAACTAACGATTTGGGCTTTATTGCTTTTAATTGTTTTCTTCACTTTCCTTACCTTCTACTCTGCTTATTTTGACGTAGTAAAAGATTGCGGATGTTTCGGAGATGCTTTACACTTAACGCCTTGGCAGTCTTTCACCAAAGATGTTGTTTTACTTTTCTTTATCTTGATTTTATTCATTAATAAAAAATTAGTTAAACCTTTATTTTCAAAAATTGTAACTAACATCATTGTTTTAATAAGCATCGTTTTATGCGTATTTATGGCCGTTTGGGTAATCAATCATAATCCTATCAAAGATTTCCGTCCATATAAAGTAGGAACGAATATTGAGAAAGGAATGGAAATTCCAGAAGGCGCGCCAAAATCGGTTGTAGAAATGATTTTTATCTACAAAGTAAATGGCGTTGACAAAGAATTTACAGAGAAAGATTTAATGAATATTCCAGAAGGTGCTGTTTTTGTGGATCGTAAAGACAAAGTAATCTCTGAAGGTTACGTTCCTCCTATTCACGATTTTACTATGACAAAAGATGATTCTGATTATAAAGAAGAATTGTTAAAAGAGCCAAAATTGCTAATCTATGTAACTTACGATTTGAATTTATCAAATCCAGAGGGAATGAAAAAATTAGCAAAAGTTACTGCAGATGCAAAAGCAAAAGGGTATAAAGTAATTGGAATGACTGCTTCTGGAGCTGATGAAATTGCCAAAGCTAAAAAAGATTATGCTTTAGACATTGATTTCTATTTCTGTGACGGAACAGCTTTAAAAACTGTCGAAAGAGCAAATCCAAGTATTGTAGTGGTACATGACGGTACTATCGCTCAAAAAGTGCATTACAATGATGTAGATGACTTGAAACTCTAA
- a CDS encoding DUF1599 domain-containing protein gives MKNTSQEFDNVIEVCRTLFINKMKDYGSAWRILRLPSLTDQIFIKAQRIRSLQENDVRKVDEDEKGEFIGIINYSIMALIQLELGVVDQPDLDVEKATELYDAKVKLTKDLMEAKNHDYGEAWRDMRVSSLTDLILQKLLRVKQIEDNKGKTIVSEGIDANYQDMINYSVFALILNPINK, from the coding sequence ATGAAGAATACTTCCCAAGAATTTGATAATGTTATCGAGGTTTGCCGAACCTTGTTCATCAATAAAATGAAAGATTATGGTAGTGCATGGAGAATTTTAAGATTGCCATCGCTAACAGATCAAATTTTTATAAAAGCGCAGCGAATCAGAAGTTTACAAGAAAATGATGTTCGTAAAGTGGATGAAGATGAAAAAGGAGAATTTATCGGAATCATCAACTATTCTATTATGGCTTTGATTCAATTGGAATTAGGCGTTGTCGATCAGCCAGATCTTGACGTTGAAAAAGCAACTGAATTATACGATGCTAAAGTAAAGTTAACCAAAGATTTAATGGAAGCCAAAAATCATGATTACGGCGAGGCTTGGCGTGATATGCGCGTGAGTTCTTTAACTGATCTGATTTTACAGAAACTCCTTCGCGTTAAGCAAATTGAAGACAACAAAGGAAAAACAATCGTATCTGAAGGTATCGATGCCAATTATCAGGATATGATTAATTATTCTGTTTTTGCTTTAATCTTAAACCCTATAAACAAATAA
- a CDS encoding alpha/beta hydrolase has product MQKLFKALTFSLTILSSILSFSQTKDENQRYIFFFHNKFVQENPLNAIHPEYGKAEYNEILESFRKDNFIVFSEKRKKNTNAAEYAEKIVKQVKALIKKGVPPNHITVIGTSQGGYIAQYVSTYLSNPDVNFVFIGCFRDVDIQEIPDINFCGNILTIYEKSDIYGVSAIKRKETSKCKIDHFKEIELNTGLKHGFLFKAADNWIAPSKKWANGNYELN; this is encoded by the coding sequence ATGCAAAAACTCTTTAAAGCCTTAACTTTTTCGCTTACAATTTTATCAAGCATTTTATCTTTTAGCCAGACAAAAGATGAAAACCAACGTTACATTTTCTTTTTTCATAACAAATTTGTTCAAGAAAATCCTTTAAACGCAATTCATCCTGAATATGGAAAGGCAGAATACAATGAGATTTTAGAATCATTCAGAAAAGATAATTTTATTGTTTTTAGCGAAAAAAGAAAGAAAAACACAAATGCTGCTGAGTACGCAGAAAAGATCGTAAAACAGGTAAAAGCATTAATTAAAAAAGGTGTTCCTCCAAATCATATTACCGTAATTGGAACTTCACAAGGTGGCTATATTGCCCAATATGTTTCGACTTATCTCTCTAATCCCGATGTGAATTTTGTTTTCATTGGATGCTTTAGAGATGTCGATATTCAAGAAATTCCCGATATTAATTTCTGTGGTAATATTTTAACCATTTATGAAAAATCAGATATTTACGGAGTTTCTGCGATAAAGCGAAAAGAAACTTCGAAATGCAAGATAGATCATTTTAAAGAAATTGAACTTAACACAGGGCTAAAACATGGCTTTTTGTTCAAAGCTGCAGACAATTGGATTGCTCCGAGCAAAAAATGGGCAAATGGCAATTATGAATTAAATTAA